In Scomber japonicus isolate fScoJap1 chromosome 21, fScoJap1.pri, whole genome shotgun sequence, one DNA window encodes the following:
- the klhl40b gene encoding kelch-like protein 40b, with the protein MALPINPMDEPRLYQQTLLQDGLYDLLENEKLVDCVLKIKGKEFPCHRLVLCACSSYFRSIFLSDLDEEKKKEIVLEDVEPGVMGLILKYLYTSKINVTEQNVQDIFAVANIYQIPSIFTVCVSFLQKRLSLSNCLAIFRLGLMLDCSRLAVSARNYACEHFHLISRDEEFLQLLPSELAAILSNDKLNIDTEEAVFETLMNWVSRDTESREKELPGLLDCVRFRLLTEDYMKEKVESHKLISSSPELQQKLQLVKDARAGKMPEVKKSKSKNEEGGAQKDGEDEDNEEDEEGLLPGILNDNLRFGMFVRDLILMVNEKGAVAYDPAGNDCFVAALSTQIPKNHISLVTRENQIFVAGGFFFDEQNKENPMCSYFLQYDPVGADWLGMPPLPSSRFLFGLGEAENSIFVMGGRELKEQEHTLDSVLVYDRQSFKWGESEPLLYPVYGHATISHKDVVYVIGGKGENKTCQRRMCAYDARRFEWKELAPMKTARSLFGATVHKDKIYVATGVTDTGLTDSVEVYDIATNKWSDFVAFPQERSSLNLVSLAGSLFAVGGFAMMPLEDSDELVPREMNDIWRYNEAEKKWTGVLREILYASGATVLGVRLNTLRLTKM; encoded by the exons ATGGCTCTACCTATAAACCCCATGGATGAACCCAGGTTGTACCAGCAGACGCTGCTCCAGGACGGCTTGTATGACCTGCTGGAGAATGAGAAGCTGGTTGACTGTGTGCTGAAGATCAAAGGCAAGGAGTTCCCCTGCCACCGGCTGGTCCTGTGTGCCTGCAGCTCGTACTTCCGCTCCATCTTTCTGTCTGACCtggatgaggaaaaaaagaaagagattgTCTTGGAAGATGTGGAGCCAGGTGTCATGGGGCTTATCCTGAAGTACCTGTACACCTCCAAAATTAATGTGACAGAGCAGAACGTTCAGGATATCTTTGCTGTGGCCAACATTTACCAGATTCCCTCTATtttcactgtatgtgtgtctttcctACAGAAGCGCCTGAGTCTCAGCAACTGTCTGGCTATCTTCAGGCTCGGTCTGATGCTGGACTGTTCCAGGTTGGCTGTCTCTGCTCGAAACTATGCCTGCGAGCACTTCCATCTCATCTCCAGAGATGAGGAGTTCCTCCAACTGCTCCCCAGTGAGCTGGCAGCCATTTTATCAAACGACAAGCTGAACATAGACACCGAGGAGGCAGTCTTTGAGACTTTGATGAACTGGGTGTCCcgagacacagagagcagggAGAAGGAACTGCCAGGTTTGCTGGATTGCGTGCGTTTCCGTCTGCTCACTGAGGATtacatgaaagaaaaagtggaGAGTCACAAATTAATCTCCTCCAGTCCTGAGTTACAGCAGAAACTCCAGTTGGTTAAGGATGCTCGGGCTGGGAAAatgccagaggttaaaaaaagcaaaagcaagAACGAGGAGGGTGGAGCGCAGAAAGATGGCGAGGATGAGGATAacgaggaagatgaggaaggtTTACTTCCAGGAATTCTGAATGATAACCTGCGATTTGGCATGTTTGTGAGGGACCTGATCCTGATGGTCAATGAGAAAGGTGCGGTGGCCTACGACCCAGCAGGGAACGACTGTTTTGTGGCGGCGCTCTCCACACAGATTCCCAAGAATCACATCAGCCTGGTCACCAGGGAGAATCAGATCTTTGTGGCTGGAGGATTTTTCTTTGATGAACAGAACAAGGAAAACCCAATGTGCTCTTACTTCCTACAG TATGACCCAGTTGGTGCTGACTGGCTGGGTATGCCACCTCTTCCATCATCCCGCTTCCTTTTCGGGCTGGGCGAGGCTGAGAACTCCATCTTTgtgatgggagggagggaactgAAGGAGCAGGAGCACACGTTGGACTCAGTTCTGGTCTATGACAGACA ATCTTTCAAATGGGGGGAGTCAGAGCCTCTTCTTTACCCAGTCTATGGACATGCAACAATATCCCACAAGGATGTTGTTTATGTGATTGGCGGAAAGGGAGAAAACAA GACCTGTCAGAGAAGGATGTGTGCATATGATGCCAGGAGGTTTGAATGGAAGGAGCTGGCTCCTATGAAGACTGCACGTTCTTTATTTGGAGCCACTGTTCATAAGGACAAAATCTACGTGGCAACTGGAGTCACTGACACCGGCCTGACAGACTCTGTGGAGGTGTATGACATCGCAACCAACAA GTGGTCAGACTTTGTAGCATTTCCCCAGGAGCGCAGCTCTCTCAACCTGGTGTCGTTGGCCGGATCACTCTTCGCTGTGGGAGGTTTTGCCATGATGCCTCTGGAGGACAGTGACGAGCTTGTTCCAAGAGAGATGAATGACATCTGGAG GTACAATGAGGCAGAGAAAAAGTGGACCGGGGTCCTCAGGGAGATCCTGTATGCTTCAGGAGCCACTGTTCTGGGGGTCCGACTCAACACCCTACGTCTCACCAAGATGTAA
- the zbtb47b gene encoding zinc finger and BTB domain-containing protein 47, with translation MLIVEKTTDFPSAEFSLVEDVALHFTCLMDRLNEQRLFQPDLCDVDIVLVRQHSTFPAHKGVLAAYSPFFHSLFAQSKQLRRVDLSLDALTSQGLQQILNFIYTSKLLVSSRTVRDVLNAATLLQMSDIAASCRDLISSHSLRTTCLDMANQEGLSSSDPATVAMPPSQLYREIKQESELGRVYTREGSSPFSVKVEEAGKAASHPKQYYTKDEGSVGGAGTGVVALCKVEGNGEESKTTEGHTSFNRDQIIVEVNLNNQTLNVSKGSEGKSATAAETATMFSHCCDNKRDSEDDDENEAENDDAVGDEDDDDDLKRADILGQSSEEEDEEEDEEEEENTLNIPGLEQPAMMDRPRRGTRALTMAGTTASMRQTLTEATLANQRPGGKRTLDAEGLGQKVRLEEKQHFPCKKCPRVFNNRWYLEKHMNVTHNRMQICNNCGKRFLLESELLLHQQTDCEKSIQCVTCGKAFKKLWSLHEHNKIVHGYAEKKFSCEICEKKFYTMAHVRKHMVAHTKDMPFTCETCGKSFKRSMSLKVHSLQHSGEKPFKCENCSERFQYKYQLRSHMSIHIGHKQFMCQWCGKDFNMKQYFDEHMKTHTGEKPYICEICGKSFTSRPNMKRHRRTHTGEKPYPCEVCGQRFRFSNMLKAHREKCFRVSNPMVTAGNDPLGLDQPLASPTVDSSGQVQLGTTLPAPPVTTPAAASSPHPLHGTQLSLPLLHSMGGLPPTPHLPPPPPLFSAGRMNSNN, from the exons ATG CTCATAGTGGAGAAGACCACAGACTTTCCCTCTGCTGAGTTCTCTCTGGTGGAGGATGTGGCTCTGCACTTCACCTGTTTGATGGACAGGCTGAATGAGCAGCGCCTCTTCCAGCCTGACCTGTGTGACGTAGACATCGTTCTGGTGCGTCAGCACAGCACCTTCCCAGCTCACAAGGGCGTGCTGGCGGCCTACAGCCCATTCTTCCACTCCCTTTTCGCCCAAAGCAAACAGCTGCGACGGGTGGACCTGTCGCTGGATGCCCTAACGTCACAGGGCCTGCAGCAAATCCTCAACTTCATCTACACCTCCAAACTGCTGGTGAGCAGCCGCACTGTTCGCGACGTGCTGAACGCTGCTACACTGCTTCAGATGAGCGACATTGCAGCTTCCTGTCGTGACCTCATCAGCAGCCACTCGCTGAGAACCACCTGCTTAGATATGGCCAATCAGGAAGGGCTCAGCAGCAGTGACCCAGCTACTGTGGCGATGCCTCCCAGTCAGCTGTACCGGGAGATCAAACAGGAGTCAGAGTTGGGCAGGGTGTACACACGGGAGGGCAGCAGCCCGTTTTCTGTTAAAGTGGAGGAGGCAGGCAAAGCGGCTTCCCATCCGAAGCAATACTACACAAAGGATGAGGGGTCTGTGGGTGGGGCTGGCACAGGTGTGGTCGCTTTGTGCAAAGTTGAGGGCAATGGGGAGGAGTCAAAGACCACAGAGGGCCACACCTCCTTCAACAGAGATCAGATCATAGTTGAAGTCAACCTCAACAACCAGACTCTTAATGTGTCAAAAGGGTCAGAGGGCAAATCAGCAACCGCTGCAGAGACAGCCACTATGTTCAGTCATTGCTGTGACAACAAGAGAGAttcagaggatgatgatgagaatGAGGCAGAGAATGATGATGCAGTTGGAgacgaggatgatgatgatgacctaAAGAGGGCTGACATACTGGGGCAGAGCAgcgaagaggaagatgaggaggaggatgaggaagaggaggagaacacCCTCAACATTCCAGGTTTGGAGCAGCCAGCAATGATGGATCGACCTCGTCGGGGCACCAGAGCCTTGACCATGGCAGGTACAACTGCTTCCATGCGGCAGACACTCACAGAGGCCACGCTGGCCAACCAGCGGCCAGGTGGGAAGAGGACGCTGGACGCAGAGGGCCTTGGCCAGAAAGTGAGGCTGGAGGAAAAGCAACATTTCCCATGCAAGAAATGCCCTCGCGTCTTTAACAACCGCTGGTACCtggaaaaacacatgaatgtcACTCACAACCGCATGCAGATCTGCAATAACTGTGGGAAACGCTTCCTGCTGGAGagtgagctgctgctgcaccaaCAGACCGACTGTGAGAAGAGCATCCAG TGTGTAACATGTGGCAAGGCTTTCAAGAAGCTGTGGTCGTTACACGAGCATAACAAGATCGTCCACGGCTACGCGGAGAAGAAGTTTTCCTGTGAGATCTGTGAGAAGAAGTTCTACACCATGGCTCATGTCAGGAAGCACATGGTCG ctcatACGAAGGACATGCCATTCACCTGTGAGACGTGCGGGAAGTCGTTCAAGCGCAGCATGTCCCTGAAGGTTCACTCTCTGCAGCACTCTGGAGAGAAACCCTTCAAGTGTGAG AACTGTAGTGAGCGCTTCCAGTATAAATACCAGCTGCGTTCCCACATGAGTATCCACATCGGACACAAGCAGTTCATGTGCCAGTGGTGCGGAAAGGACTTCAATATGAAACAGTACTTCGatgaacacatgaaaacacacactg gagagaagccgtacatcTGTGAGATTTGTGGGAAAAGCTTCACGAGTCGGCCCAACATGAAGCGCCACCGTCGCACACACACCGGGGAGAAGCCCTACCCCTGCGAGGTGTGCGGCCAGCGCTTTCGCTTCTCCAACATGCTCAAGGCCCACAGGGAGAAATGCTTCCGCGTCAGCAACCCCATGGTTACCGCCGGCAACGACCCCCTCGGCCTCGATCAGCCTCTGGCCTCGCCCACCGTGGACTCTTCTGGTCAGGTCCAGCTGGGGACGACACTCCCCGCCCCACCTGTGACCACACCCGCTGCTGCCTCTAGCCCCCACCCTCTCCATGGCACCCAGCTGTCTCTCCCCCTGCTGCACTCCATGGGGGGGCTGCCTCCCACCCCACATttaccccctcctcctcccctgttCTCTGCCGGTAGGATGAACTCCAACAACTAA